GCAAAATACTGTCTTTCCAGAAAAGAGGTGTTGCCTCTTCTGTTCTGGAAATACCCTTATTGAAGGTTTGGAGATACTATGGTTAAAACTTCTACCTGGACGTACACTTAAAGCTTAATTTAGGTACAGGGTTTTGTGCTTATGGGTATAACATACAGTATGTGCTATCTATTATGTTACACAGTGGTTGTacacttgcttttttcttgtctgcTAGCTTCTTTTGCATGAgtgaaaaggattttaaataaagaattgATTACTTTATGTCTAGTCACTGTGCAGTagaggttttaaaatacttaggaATATATTGTTCTAGGTCAAAGTGACTTAAAACTTTGAAGATGCCATAGACTTCTACCTTGTGTTATCTAAAGGGCCTGTATAAGATGACAGGGATAATAGATTTGTTCCTTAAAGTCATTACGAAGAAGTAATGCGTTCATGCAGTTTTCTATGTGTATGTCTTCTCAAAAGAGACTCTAAAAtagcatctttttttcattctctcttaATAGAAACCTGGTTAAGAAGTACTGTCCTAAACGTTCACCCAAAGATGAGGAGCCCAGgtaaaaatgtacatttcaAGTTCTATGTATATGAAACAAGGACTACAGTATACTCTCTccttttatggatttttttttctttctttttttaagatgaagTGTTTAATTGACTTAAGACAACAAAAGAATTGTGCTTGGCTTCTTACAGTTCTGCTGTAATTCTTAAGCATGAAACCCGAGTTTATTTCTGTTAGTATTTTAAAGTAGTAAACATGGCAGATTGTTCTTGCTCCATTCCAAATTAATCTTCAACTAGCTGAAAGTTTGAAAGCAGAAGTTTAGAATGCTATGTACAGTCTagtgttttgtggttggtttttttttttaataaaaaagcaattatgTGTCCTTAGGTTGTGTTTTTTGCTTAGTTGAATAAGaatttttcagtgcatttgtGTGGCAATACAAATGTAGCTATACATTTTTATACTGAGACTGGAGTGTACACAAATAGTTATGTTTTTGGCAAGAAGAGCTCTTAAAACTGCTGATTTGGTTGGCCTCCAAAGACAAAATAAGTGAATGTCTTAACTGTGGAGGAGCAATTTGTGCTAAATGACTTTATGATTATTTATCAGAGAGGAGCTTGTTTTGCTGTCCCAGTCCATAgcctgttttttgttttggtgtttttttttttatttagaaaaacacaATACTCTTTTTCTTTAGGAATGACTTAGGAAGTAAAGACAGTGGGCAAATTTCAGGTGGCAGCTAGCGCACATGCTGCGCGCAGAGTGCCTGAGAGTTCACACTAGGATTTCCTCTAGCTCTTCCAACTATTTAAAGATCCCGGACCACAGGGAATGGCATTTCTGGTGCTAGAGCGGCATTTGAACTCCCCAGAGCCAAGCCTGTGGAGATGGCAGTATTCCACAgttaaaagagagaaagatgtatattttaatgtggtgcctgttgtttttttttttctttcctccctcccacacacactTTCTACCCTTtgcccctcctcttccccccttTTTAGTGCCAGCCATAGTGGCACCTTACTTCCAGCCAAGAGGTGGGCAGGCAAACAGGCAGCTGTCTCCAGAGCTGATAGCAAACTTGTTCTGTAGATCATCCATCGGGATGCATATGAGTGGTATGATTGGCATGTTCCACCCTCAAGACCACCAAGCACAGCACATCATCTCTGCAGCAAGTTCAGCCTCCGAGCCTAGGGACGTATGTATCCGTTCCCAAGCTCAGGCCTCTCAGTTGGCAGCTTAGGAGATACCACTATACTACAGGGCTTTTCAGGTAGtattattcttctttcttttccatccaCAAAAATCCATAttcttaaaaaatgtgtttgaaagagACATTGCAACATATAGTACATGCTAGGCTTTAACATAGGCTTTCCCAACTTGGCATTTCTACTATAATTCAATTAGCATAAAGATAAGGTTTATTGTAAAATATGTATGggttggtttatttatttatgtaattaGGAGTACAGACTGTACTAAAagaagttcattaaaaaaaacagtctcACTTTTATGatatgtatgtttgtgtgtgtgtgctttctgTCAGGTTTACTTCATGTATTGCCTTTTTTAACATCCTTAATGAGCTGAATGACTATGCAGGACAACGAGAAGTAGTTGCAGAAGAAATGGGACACAGAGTGTACGGAGAATTGATGAGATACTCTCATGATCTAAAAACGGAGAGAAAAATGGTAATTCCTATATTTTGATTTGATAATAGGATATCAAAATGGATGTGCCTTTCAACAAATTGATGTATTTACCCAATTTAATGAACTTGGCAATATGTAGGTTTCGTAACACatttataaaacatatttaaagtTACTCTATATTTTAATGTACTGGTTTACTACAGTTATTAAACCTAAAAATTAGAATCTTGGGAGATAGTGCTTACTAgtaactttttttccagtgtaattTTCATCTGTGGTACTGTTCTTATATGGTGGAGTAGTGTGTTCCAAAGAGTACTGGTAACTTGTGGGAAATAGTGCACATTATAGTGTATCAACTGGAGCAGGGACTAACTAATTGTAGCACTGCTAAGAATATACGTAAATTAAACttatttgttgtgtttttagCATCTTCAAGAAGGGCGAAAGGCTCAACAGTATCTGGACATGTGCTGGAAACAGATGGATAATGTgagtttgtgttttgggtttttttcctgtcaatgATACACAGTTTGTAAGTGAAACTGCTGTCATCTGTCTTGCTTACACTTTAATATTTAACTATATTACTGAATATCCAAATCAAACTTGGTAACATCCAAAATGCAGTTCAACGTATTTGTAGttccctatttaaaaaaaaacagctgtaaacagcttctgtgtgtatgtttggCTGAAGCCTTGGCTTTTATCCAGTGTAGAGGAACCTATTTTTAACATAGGTTACAGCCTTCTTGGTTGCTTGTCTGTGGGCTGTTTTTTGTTTAGGGAGTAGTTAATAATGACTGCTTATATGAAGATGAAATCTTACGTCACTGTATTTAACTTGAGTTTGAGGGCTTGTTACATGGTGTTTGTTCAAGAATACCGCTATAGACTATTCTACTTTCAGGAGGtagaatttctttttaacagagAAATGCAGAAGTGAATGTCTCTAGAATAGATTATAAGCACCTTTTTCTTGAGAGACATGCttttaaaggagagaaaatacaaaactcAACCAAGTATGTTCAAGATGCATTCTGATATTCTGTTGGGTTTGTCTCAGAAATTTATTACATCTTTGATCCAAGGTACTGTGAAGCAGTACAGGAGAGgtgaatttctgttttgttgtcgTGGACCCAGATAAGCAATGTCTTGCTTCAGTGTCACACGTAAGAGTTTAATCCGTGGTCAGAGGATCAGTGTAGAAGCAGATGTGGGAGTTTTAGATGCTATCAGCCTTCACCAAGATAACTCCCAGACTTCACCTCAAACAATTAGTTGTGTTACGTGCGCTGCATTTACTTGACACATTAACCACCATTTGCCTGACTTTACACTGCTCAGgagagcagtgctcacacaatGTCAGTTGCCACTTTGTCTCTAGAGGTACTAACTTTTTGAGCTGCAACAGTAATTTCTACAGCTGTTGTCTTGACAACAGACAGATGTATTGAACATCAAGTGCATTGAATAGTGTTGTCTGTGCTGCTTACAGCTGCGCCAGTTGATAGAAATACTGATGATGATGGATGGATATGCTCAGATCTCGGTAGTGGAGCCAAATCATTCAGACTGccttcaaaataatttagttGAATTCATGCTATTAAAATTGATCACTGAAGAAGGGAACTTGAAAATTCTACTCGTACAAGTCCAGGATTAAATTTTATGCCCCCTAACTTTTATTTAGGCTATTGAAGTCATGCTAGAAAGTGAGCTTGTCTGTTCATAATTTACTGCAGATCTTTGTAATAggttattttgtattttgatgaTCTGATATTTTATAGCACAATTAAGAGTTGTTTCCTTGCTGGTACTTcagggaaataaattttaagtagAAAAGTTGAAATTTTTTTGAGATTTAGTTGCTGTGAGAACAGTGTACTTACTGAAAGGTATTGAGTGaatttcagatatttaaatGGATGCTTTGATATTTAGAATTCAAAATTACtgtacaaaaccaaaaggagATAATGGCTGTTGAAGCAGTAAGTTTGTGGCTTTTGtagagcaaaaagaaatttgagAGAGAAtgcagagaggcagagaaggCACAGCAAAGCTACGAAAGACTGGACAACGACACTAATGCTACAAAGGCTGATGTTGAGAAGGTAAAAGCAGTGCCATTTCTTTCATTACTCTTTTTATcatatgaaatatttgcatGGTTATCATCAGTGCTGGAACAACATTCTTTGAGTATAAAATATGCTTGCTTATTATGTGCAAAATCAGAGTTAACAGTAAAATCTAAAACACAGAGAGGGAGTATGCTTCATTACTCTCAAGATGACGCTGTGGAGATGATGACTACCTTAAACAGGCTTACTGGTGTTTGGTATCTTGTGGTATACGTGTACagtcatttctgtgttttaggATATGCATTTAAGCAATGTGGCTAAGGGAGCTAAAATGATTGTTGCTCTGTATACGACAAATCAGGTCTATAGACTGCCAGTATATATGAAGTCTGACACACTTTTTACTTCAGTTATAAGGATGTCAGTTTTGATGACTTGTATTGTTTTTGCATCGttggtaaaataaaataatgctgtATGTCATTGAAAAGCACAAGACATGTTTGAACTGAGAATGCTTTTTTACTAGGCTAAGCAGCAGTTAAACCTGCGCACGCATATGgctgatgaaaacaaaaatgaatatGCTGCACAACTACAGAATTTTAATGGGGAACAGCACAAACACTACTACATTGTCATTCCTCAGATTTATAAGGTAAAATAACTAACAGATAAAGTATGTCTGATCTTTTTCTAAGGGAGAAGtaggttttaaaatttaaaacttcattttgggGTCTTTAGTGGGTAATTTTATCAAGAAATTAGTGTAATCTTGATACAACCTGCATTTTATCATGAGATTTACTGCTTATAGTAATTATGCTTAGGCTTGTAATGAAAATACTCTGTTGCATTTCCTGTGAAGATTTTATGTTACATAGAGTCTTTGTTTAAATATTGCTGAAGAAGTATAGCAAAAGAAACATAGGGGACATCTGGAGATTTAAAACAATCATTCTAATAAAGTTTGATCACTAGTCCTCTtgatatttgtgtgtgtgtgtgtgtgtgtgaatgctTTGACTCTGGCAGAGCTGAAGGAAAGCATACAGCTAATGCTGACTGTGTGGTTTAATGTACCTCGTGTACAGGTATGAAATGGGTGGATTGGAGGCAGAAGTCCTCCCTCCCCATTGCTCATTGCTTCGTCAATATTGCCAGCAATCCACAGAAAACGctgcaataataaaaaagttaaaggTCAAATTAGACTTCAATAAATATATTGTGTAAAAATACTTCACATCTAAAAAAGGGGATTTCTCAAGGTGCTTCATGTAAtgatgaagacttttttttttttttaagattctttCAAAACCAGAGAGGCTTTGCAAAAttagatgggggggggggggggggcggagagCACATCAGGTGAGGGAGAGTTTGGTAGTGTGTTGGCTGTTTGGGAGAATGCTGTGACTGTAGAGACTGGTTCTGAGACATGAGTGAGGAAATGGGAAGTGGAACGGTGACTTTATTTGAAGGTATACCAGTTTCAGAGTGCTTGGTATTTTCCAGAAGCACAAGGGAGTtcatctttttcaaaattagaaGGTCTGGGATTCACAGGAGAAAGTTGAGTTGGGTTACTAAAGAatcttctgttattttaacTAAGCAGCACCACAGTGGGTCTGACATGAGCACACTGATGGGGGAACTGCAGTCAGAAACAGTTCAGTGTTTGTAGCTTGGACCAGAGTTCTGGTTTACCTTTATTTCTCTAGGGTTAAAATCCATTATCATTTTAAGATATTACTTAATGGTTTTTGAAATCTCCAGTAAGAGCAGAAAGTCCTAGTCTTGCTTTCTCTTGGGACTAcgtttttattatttccttgcAAGTAATTGTTAACATTCTATGGGAGAACCTTGGGAGAGGAATTTAGCGTGACTAGGTGGTTGCTTTGTTTCAGAGAGATGAAACGAGATGCTGTTTAGGACATCTGTCTTTGTTAAGAGTAGACATAGGAAAGATCCAACTTCTCATCCTGTTTTTGATAACCTGTTGATGTATGTGAtactgctttttattcttttggggttttttttcaacctTCAATTAGGTGACAGGTCCAGGGTTATTATCTTAATAGTATTTCTctctaattttttctttttgttgtgttCCAGTAGATTTCTATTACAAATCTTATGTAATGgtattcttttctctgttttcttgcacACTTCTAAAGGAAATGGTTTGTATTTCAAATGAGACAGCATGTCTAAACAGTATAgaattgtaatatttttaatttttcctaatttttaatCATTGGTATTTTTTGGAAAGTATAAAAATAGAAGCAAGATAGAGATACTTATCaccagagaaaaattatttggaactAGAAGGAGAGAGTGAGGAGATACAGAAATTACTAGAATTTCTTTACtatagttttcatttttgcatgaaacatattttaaactAAACAGGTGGCTGTAGACACTGTAcacatgctttaaaaaggaataagGAAATGAAAGCCCAACCctttacataatttttaaaaatcgGAGAGTATCAATGTTTCATAATTACTGTTCTGGGCTTCTTAAGTCTATGTCTGAAAGGACTTgattatttaaattacattctgttttgttaagaaaataaaaatactgggAAAGCACAGTAATTCTGTACTACACTGTGGTAACCACAATAACTGTATACATCAGgatcaagggaaaaaaattgcaaataaaagctttattttatctttatgcTTGCAGCAACTTCAAGAAATGGATGAAAGAAGGACTATCAAACTCAGTGAATGCTACAAAGGCTTTGCTGACTCTGAGCGCAAGGTTATTCCAATTATCTCTAAATGTTTAGAAGGGATGATCCTTGCAGCAAAATCAGTTGATGAACACAGAGTAAGTAGAACTGAGCAATTTAAATGTGCATGAGCAGTTTAACTGATATGGAAGCTGTGGAGAGAGGAAAGACGGACTTAAACCTGTACATTATCTTTCTGTTGTCAAATATTTGTCTGCTTCAAAAGTGTTGTGACTTCAGTTTTCGCCTAAATGGTCACGTCCACTTTCGGTGTCTGTTCTCTTCTGtgtctgtttgctttcttattATCTGAAGATCTTGACGCTTTCTCCCTGTACGTGATTTTGGACACATTGTTCTCATTGTGCTGAAACATCCTGGAATACCAGCATGGCTGGTATTTTCTCCAGTGTGTAGCATTAAATGATGTAAAAGATGTTCAGTTAACAAATATACCATTCTATGTCATGTTTGCAGCTATTTATGcttctttcttattctttctAATATGGGTTCTTCCTTACTACATCTGGTTTCTTAGTTTTATCTTTGTTTCAGTGCTCACGGTGAAGGATTAGAAGGTGTAGTAGTAGTTTGGTCCTACATCATGTCTCGTTTTAAATTTGTGATGACCCTTGGGGAGTATTTGCTGGATTCTGAATAGCAGGGTATGCTTTGACTTACGCTCACAGTTAACACTGCTGAGAAAAAACCATACATTATCTTAACTGCATCTGTCCAAAAGCATGCATCCCGAGTGCTCTCCTGCTTCCCATCTGTGCCTCTCTGCAATTAAAGGGaaaatttgtgtttgtgtgtttttctgtctctggttCTTGaaggttttgcttgttttgctttttaaactccTTAATGTCCTATGTTTAGGACTCTCAGCTAGTGATAGACTGCTTCAAATCCGGTTTTGAACCTCCTGGAGATTTTCCATTTGAAGATTACAGTCAGAATATTTACAGAACTATCTCTGATGGAACCATCAGTACACCAAAGCAGGAAGGAATGAGAATTGATTCAAAAACTACAGTGGGCAAGGCTAAAGGAAAGCTGTGGCTGTTTGGAAAGAAGCCAAAGGTAACAATTAAGAAATTACTATttggaaaa
Above is a window of Falco biarmicus isolate bFalBia1 chromosome 11, bFalBia1.pri, whole genome shotgun sequence DNA encoding:
- the FNBP1L gene encoding formin-binding protein 1-like isoform X2, whose amino-acid sequence is MSWGTELWDQFDNLDKHTQWGIDFLEKYAKFVKERIEIEQNYAKQLRNLVKKYCPKRSPKDEEPRFTSCIAFFNILNELNDYAGQREVVAEEMGHRVYGELMRYSHDLKTERKMHLQEGRKAQQYLDMCWKQMDNSKKKFERECREAEKAQQSYERLDNDTNATKADVEKAKQQLNLRTHMADENKNEYAAQLQNFNGEQHKHYYIVIPQIYKQLQEMDERRTIKLSECYKGFADSERKVIPIISKCLEGMILAAKSVDEHRDSQLVIDCFKSGFEPPGDFPFEDYSQNIYRTISDGTISTPKQEGMRIDSKTTVGKAKGKLWLFGKKPKGPALEDFSHLPPEQRRKKLQQRIDELNRELQKETDQKDALIKMKDVYEKNPQMGDPGSLQPKLTETMSNMDRLRMEIHKNEAWLSEVEGKVAARSDRRHSSDINHLVTQGRESPEGSYTDDANQEVRGPPQQHAHPNEFDDEFEDDDPLPAIGHCKAIYPFDGHNEGTLAMKEGEILYIIEEDKGDGWTRARRHNGEEGYVPTSYIDVTLEKNSKGAVTYI
- the FNBP1L gene encoding formin-binding protein 1-like isoform X1, which translates into the protein MSWGTELWDQFDNLDKHTQWGIDFLEKYAKFVKERIEIEQNYAKQLRNLVKKYCPKRSPKDEEPRFTSCIAFFNILNELNDYAGQREVVAEEMGHRVYGELMRYSHDLKTERKMHLQEGRKAQQYLDMCWKQMDNSKKKFERECREAEKAQQSYERLDNDTNATKADVEKAKQQLNLRTHMADENKNEYAAQLQNFNGEQHKHYYIVIPQIYKQLQEMDERRTIKLSECYKGFADSERKVIPIISKCLEGMILAAKSVDEHRDSQLVIDCFKSGFEPPGDFPFEDYSQNIYRTISDGTISTPKQEGMRIDSKTTVGKAKGKLWLFGKKPKGPALEDFSHLPPEQRRKKLQQRIDELNRELQKETDQKDALIKMKDVYEKNPQMGDPGSLQPKLTETMSNMDRLRMEIHKNEAWLSEVEGKVAARSDRRHSSDINHLVTQGRESPEGSYTDDANQEVRGPPQQHAHPNEFDDEFEDDDPLPAIGHCKAIYPFDGHNEGTLAMKEGEILYIIEEDKGDGWTRARRHNGEEGYVPTSYIDVTLEKNSKGS
- the FNBP1L gene encoding formin-binding protein 1-like isoform X3, yielding MGHRVYGELMRYSHDLKTERKMHLQEGRKAQQYLDMCWKQMDNSKKKFERECREAEKAQQSYERLDNDTNATKADVEKAKQQLNLRTHMADENKNEYAAQLQNFNGEQHKHYYIVIPQIYKQLQEMDERRTIKLSECYKGFADSERKVIPIISKCLEGMILAAKSVDEHRDSQLVIDCFKSGFEPPGDFPFEDYSQNIYRTISDGTISTPKQEGMRIDSKTTVGKAKGKLWLFGKKPKGPALEDFSHLPPEQRRKKLQQRIDELNRELQKETDQKDALIKMKDVYEKNPQMGDPGSLQPKLTETMSNMDRLRMEIHKNEAWLSEVEGKVAARSDRRHSSDINHLVTQGRESPEGSYTDDANQEVRGPPQQHAHPNEFDDEFEDDDPLPAIGHCKAIYPFDGHNEGTLAMKEGEILYIIEEDKGDGWTRARRHNGEEGYVPTSYIDVTLEKNSKGAVTYI